A region from the Alnus glutinosa chromosome 5, dhAlnGlut1.1, whole genome shotgun sequence genome encodes:
- the LOC133869929 gene encoding putative F-box/LRR-repeat protein 23 produces the protein MSDTPCTENLVMDPPPDEFRNWLALPREVTASILMRLDAFEILTSAQMVCSPWHKLCKDPSMWRAVHMRNSLAPYWEFPYHLEKMCRHAVDRSCGQLVDINVENFGTDELLRHIADSSSQLKRLRLVRCHDISDEGLSEVAAKLPLLEELDISYSSSLSKEALEAVGRCCPYLKSLKFNSRRLYLESDEEALAIAENISELRHLQLFGNKLTNDGLQAILDGCPHLESLDLRQCLNVSLAGNLGRRCAEQIIDLRRPNDSTDDYEFDACDYADDYEDYYDDHIDIEYFEDYDHPDY, from the exons ATGTCTGATACACCTTGCACAGAAAATCTCGTGATGGACCCTCCTCCTGACGAATTTCGCAACTGGCTGGCTCTGCCCCGGGAAGTGACGGCGTCGATCTTGATGAGACTGGATGCATTCGAGATTCTGACGAGCGCACAGATGGTGTGCTCGCCGTGGCACAAACTCTGCAAGGACCCGTCGATGTGGCGCGCCGTCCACATGCGCAACTCCCTCGCCCCGTACTGGGAGTTCCCGTACCACCTTGAGAAGATGTGCCGCCACGCCGTCGATCGCAGCTGCGGCCAGTTGGTTGATATCAACGTCGAGAACTTCGGCACCGACGAGCTCCTCAGGCACATCGCTGAtag TTCAAGTCAACTCAAACGTCTTCGACTTGTAAGATGCCATGACATTTCAGATGAGGGATTGAGTGAAGTGGCTGCAAAACTTCCATTACTAGAGGAGCTTGATATTTCGTACTCTTCTTCACTGTCaaaagaagctctagaagctgtGGGCCGCTGTTGCCCTTATTTGAAATCACTCAAATTCAACAGCCGTAGGCTATATTTAGAATCTGATGAGGAGGCACTTGCAATTGCAGAGAACATAAGTGAATTGCGCCACCTCCAGCTTTTTGGAAATAAGTTGACTAATGACGGCTTGCAGGCCATCCTTGATGGTTGTCCTCACCTTGAATCACTTGACCTACGCCAATGTCTCAATGTCTCTCTGGCAGGGAATTTGGGAAGAAGATGTGCTGAACAGATTATAGACTTGCGGCGTCCCAATGATTCCACTGATGACTATGAATTTGATGCTTGTGATTACGCAGATGACTACGAAGACTACTATGATGACCACATAGATATCGAATACTTTGAAGACTACGATCACCCCGACTATTGA